One part of the Cyanobacteria bacterium GSL.Bin1 genome encodes these proteins:
- a CDS encoding DUF3531 family protein encodes MEVTFREFNPFDIWIWLEFETIPSITERQYVEELFNSWFYLGKLGGFNAENFQVMETGIDLSYMEYDHDQASNSLLSVMHNMGEFEYKETWGRCWFDLGTSDPVALDVLINSLRQLSQDFLHVKQVIIGGENADWKISEKSQERFYQN; translated from the coding sequence ATGGAAGTGACGTTTCGTGAGTTTAACCCGTTTGATATTTGGATTTGGCTGGAATTTGAAACCATTCCCTCGATTACCGAACGTCAATATGTTGAGGAATTGTTTAATTCTTGGTTTTATTTAGGGAAATTAGGGGGATTTAATGCCGAAAATTTCCAAGTGATGGAAACTGGCATTGACCTCAGTTATATGGAATATGATCATGACCAAGCCAGTAACTCTTTATTGTCGGTGATGCATAATATGGGCGAGTTTGAATATAAAGAAACTTGGGGACGTTGCTGGTTTGATTTGGGAACGAGTGATCCGGTAGCATTGGATGTTTTGATTAATTCTTTAAGACAACTCAGTCAAGATTTTCTCCACGTCAAACAGGTCATTATTGGCGGCGAAAATGCAGATTGGAAAATTAGCGAGAAAAGTCAAGAACGGTTTTATCAGAACTAA